The Clostridiales bacterium genome window below encodes:
- a CDS encoding N-acetylmuramoyl-L-alanine amidase, producing the protein MLKIFYIPWKKAALAVIFLVLCISIFAISEKKTFFAGSPLEGKTIVVDAGHGGVDSGANNSYIKEKDVNLDISLYLEKKLSQNGAKVVMTRTQDTELSKSSKIDRSRYLEDLSNRVEIINNADADLFVSIHTNSNVRKPSTRGMIAFYYNSVPQNREIAYALQDVFNTYEFVYDGNSYTSHHIPQKGKYYILVNSKVPGVIVESGFITNSGDLFLLKTKEYRLHIADAVCKGIINYFTKSHAAPLENGLSGIEEENIIRMFEDEEQ; encoded by the coding sequence ATGCTGAAAATATTTTATATCCCATGGAAAAAAGCGGCTCTGGCTGTAATTTTTCTTGTTTTATGCATAAGCATCTTTGCTATATCCGAGAAAAAGACATTTTTTGCTGGCAGCCCCCTTGAAGGAAAGACAATAGTCGTGGATGCAGGCCATGGAGGCGTCGATAGCGGAGCCAACAACAGCTATATTAAGGAAAAGGATGTAAACTTAGATATTTCACTTTATCTTGAGAAAAAGCTGTCACAAAACGGTGCAAAAGTCGTCATGACAAGGACGCAAGACACCGAACTTTCAAAATCATCCAAAATAGACAGGAGCAGATACCTTGAGGACCTGTCCAACAGGGTTGAAATAATAAACAATGCAGATGCGGATTTATTCGTGAGCATACACACAAATTCAAATGTCAGAAAGCCTTCGACAAGGGGCATGATTGCATTTTATTACAATTCAGTCCCCCAAAACCGCGAAATAGCATATGCGCTTCAGGATGTATTCAACACATATGAGTTTGTATATGATGGAAATTCATATACCAGCCACCATATTCCCCAAAAAGGGAAATACTATATATTAGTTAACTCAAAAGTACCGGGAGTAATCGTTGAAAGCGGGTTTATTACAAACAGCGGCGATTTATTCCTTTTAAAGACGAAGGAATACCGCCTGCACATAGCAGATGCGGTATGCAAGGGTATAATCAACTATTTTACAAAATCCCATGCCGCCCCTTTAGAAAATGGCTTATCAGGTATTGAAGAGGAAAATATAATACGGATGTTTGAAGATGAGGAGCAGTAA